The following coding sequences lie in one Pontibacter sp. G13 genomic window:
- a CDS encoding PKD domain-containing protein, translating to MKQLILLVLALLAWGILRGQVFLDEDFDQGIPSNWGISNGGTSTDTWMETTGGVAGQYLDGTEFLVANSELAGSGGVVLFEIIQSPVIALTGGVSLELEFDQYFRSAGGGEYGLVQVWNGFQWVTLYTVSSTTGSWNAPNKQTINISSYVNSQFRVRFTYYDVGTWGWYWAIDNVKISNPQPDVALTALVTPSENGRVGTSRELTSNEFLNFQIENLGVDIPGANLWVNVNGNQLGPYSTPALNSGDLDTFTIPALIDLSAVQAHEIEAYVSYPGDADLSNDTLFAVIHQWPNAPINLPWVEDFEGLADTLIEGHSVIGFPGLPALDFHTDQADGRLRTQAGIGFAQSGTKALTLDQSANGGADGFNEAILTYNLSYLDVTIHPVLLGCGVISHGEEPDLDDRIWIRGNDQDAWIEMVDWQSFAINDGVYYDIQGLRVTDSLVAYGQDFSSSFQIRIGQSDNFPANNLTANDGASFDNVSLKIEQAFDAELSEILQPLSGICGDSTGMVEVVLRNEGILPLTQATVYVDWSLSGGGSGTDSVIVSQVVAPGEEDTLVMGPINHYAGGTLDLHAYVEFSGDTTVFNDELFETVEVVGRPVVLAEDQVVCQGEDIWLAVDNPEADVVYRWYDDPLAGNAIAEADSFMIQSLGLDAIFFVEASRQLNGSIGPVDQQQGVGSSYSTYSDGITFDVFDPLTLDSLTIYPFGTGSVFVRLIDAFGVVQNQISTIVIGGNGGPVQIPINFSINPGNGYRLDAGGTNLTGLFRNSSGANYPYLISGGPMEITGAINQLSDSYYFFYDLKVSYQSCPSDRQPVQALTAFPALSQFTYEASGLTVGFEDSSIGNFLSYVWDFGDGSTSNSKKPTHTFPNDGVYSVSQIVANPCGGDTTTVQISVCAELEPEIGIVTNGLHAVFSDQSAGTATGWVWDFGDGGSSVIQNPIHFYDEDGVYEVKMIVSNACGDFDTTVYELAICTQMEAQFAVDPSGLTQTFTDQTSGEPLEWLWQFGDGNQSIIQAPTYTYSQSGWYEVCLTVDNLCEELDTHCDSIAVGFVSVDSRLNDRVRIWPNPASDHINVSLDLPLRESYDVQVRDLTGRMLFSQSFTPHSSSIALAIQVASWPSGVYLLRISTASGMDASVPFQIMN from the coding sequence ATGAAACAGCTTATACTCTTGGTCCTGGCCTTATTGGCATGGGGTATTTTGAGGGGGCAGGTATTTCTAGATGAAGATTTTGACCAAGGGATTCCCAGCAATTGGGGAATCAGTAATGGAGGCACTTCGACCGACACCTGGATGGAAACGACAGGTGGAGTCGCAGGCCAGTATCTGGATGGAACTGAATTCTTGGTGGCCAACTCCGAGCTGGCAGGCTCTGGTGGGGTCGTGCTTTTTGAAATCATCCAGTCCCCCGTCATCGCGCTCACAGGAGGTGTAAGTTTGGAGCTCGAATTTGACCAGTATTTTCGGTCTGCTGGCGGCGGCGAATATGGCCTCGTTCAAGTTTGGAATGGCTTCCAATGGGTGACTCTCTACACGGTTTCTTCTACGACTGGTAGTTGGAATGCACCCAACAAGCAGACCATCAACATATCCAGCTACGTCAATAGCCAATTCCGTGTCAGGTTCACCTACTACGATGTAGGTACTTGGGGCTGGTACTGGGCCATCGACAATGTGAAGATTTCGAACCCGCAGCCAGATGTCGCGCTTACGGCTTTGGTGACTCCTTCTGAGAATGGTCGAGTCGGAACTAGCCGAGAACTGACTTCCAATGAGTTCCTCAATTTTCAGATTGAAAATTTGGGGGTGGATATCCCCGGTGCAAATCTTTGGGTCAATGTCAATGGCAATCAATTGGGCCCTTATTCTACTCCCGCCTTGAACAGTGGCGATTTGGATACCTTCACGATCCCTGCCTTGATAGATCTTTCCGCAGTTCAGGCTCATGAGATTGAAGCCTATGTATCCTATCCGGGAGATGCGGACCTTTCCAATGATACCCTATTCGCAGTGATACATCAATGGCCCAATGCGCCGATAAATTTGCCGTGGGTAGAGGATTTCGAGGGATTGGCGGATACGTTGATCGAGGGGCATTCTGTCATCGGCTTTCCGGGACTTCCTGCATTGGATTTTCATACCGATCAGGCGGATGGACGGCTTCGGACACAAGCTGGGATTGGGTTTGCCCAATCTGGAACGAAGGCACTCACCCTCGATCAGTCAGCCAATGGGGGTGCGGATGGGTTCAATGAGGCAATCCTTACCTACAATCTGTCCTATCTGGATGTGACCATTCACCCAGTCCTATTGGGTTGTGGGGTGATCAGTCACGGAGAAGAGCCAGACTTGGACGACCGGATTTGGATTCGGGGAAATGATCAAGATGCTTGGATCGAGATGGTGGATTGGCAATCTTTCGCCATCAACGATGGCGTCTACTACGATATCCAAGGGCTGCGGGTAACCGATAGTCTCGTGGCCTACGGGCAGGATTTCAGTTCTTCTTTCCAGATTCGAATCGGTCAATCCGACAATTTCCCCGCCAATAATCTCACCGCTAACGATGGCGCTTCCTTCGATAACGTATCATTGAAAATCGAACAAGCATTCGATGCCGAGCTGTCTGAAATTCTTCAGCCACTATCGGGAATCTGCGGAGACTCCACGGGAATGGTGGAAGTAGTGCTTCGAAATGAAGGCATTCTTCCGTTGACCCAAGCAACAGTATACGTGGATTGGAGCCTCTCAGGTGGTGGATCTGGGACAGACTCTGTGATTGTATCCCAGGTGGTGGCACCTGGCGAGGAAGATACCTTGGTCATGGGGCCCATCAATCACTACGCAGGAGGCACATTGGACTTGCATGCCTATGTGGAGTTTTCGGGAGATACCACTGTGTTTAATGACGAGCTATTTGAAACGGTTGAGGTGGTCGGCAGGCCTGTGGTGCTCGCGGAAGATCAAGTCGTCTGCCAAGGCGAGGATATTTGGCTAGCTGTAGACAATCCAGAAGCAGACGTAGTTTATCGATGGTATGATGATCCCTTGGCAGGGAATGCGATCGCCGAGGCGGATAGTTTCATGATCCAGTCCTTGGGCCTTGATGCAATCTTTTTTGTGGAAGCCAGCCGCCAATTGAATGGATCGATTGGCCCTGTAGATCAGCAACAAGGAGTGGGGAGTTCCTACTCGACCTATTCGGATGGGATCACGTTCGATGTATTCGATCCATTGACCCTCGATAGCTTGACGATTTATCCTTTTGGGACCGGATCTGTTTTTGTGAGGTTGATCGATGCCTTTGGGGTGGTTCAGAACCAGATTAGCACCATCGTTATCGGAGGAAATGGGGGGCCGGTTCAGATTCCCATCAACTTTAGCATAAACCCCGGAAATGGGTATCGACTCGATGCAGGAGGAACCAACTTGACGGGACTCTTTCGGAATTCTTCAGGAGCCAACTACCCATATTTGATTTCAGGAGGGCCGATGGAGATTACAGGTGCAATCAACCAGCTTTCGGATAGTTACTATTTCTTTTACGATCTAAAGGTTTCCTACCAATCTTGCCCATCAGATCGGCAGCCGGTACAGGCGCTTACGGCCTTTCCAGCCTTGTCCCAATTTACCTATGAAGCATCTGGACTCACCGTCGGGTTTGAGGACTCTTCGATTGGGAATTTCCTGAGTTACGTGTGGGATTTCGGCGATGGATCTACCAGCAATTCGAAAAAGCCTACCCATACCTTCCCCAATGATGGGGTATATTCAGTTTCTCAGATTGTGGCAAATCCTTGCGGAGGAGACACCACCACGGTTCAAATTTCGGTTTGTGCGGAACTGGAACCCGAAATAGGGATTGTTACCAATGGACTTCATGCGGTCTTTTCAGATCAATCAGCAGGTACTGCCACGGGATGGGTCTGGGACTTTGGCGATGGTGGTTCATCGGTCATTCAGAATCCAATTCATTTCTATGATGAAGATGGGGTCTATGAAGTCAAAATGATTGTCAGCAATGCCTGCGGGGATTTTGATACGACGGTCTACGAGTTGGCAATCTGTACCCAAATGGAAGCCCAATTTGCGGTAGACCCAAGCGGTTTGACGCAAACGTTCACGGACCAGACTTCTGGGGAGCCGCTAGAATGGCTTTGGCAATTCGGGGATGGGAATCAGAGCATCATTCAGGCGCCCACCTACACCTATTCGCAGAGTGGATGGTATGAAGTCTGCCTGACGGTAGACAATCTCTGTGAGGAGCTGGATACCCATTGTGATTCAATCGCCGTGGGATTCGTATCGGTCGATTCAAGATTGAATGATCGGGTCCGTATTTGGCCAAATCCAGCATCGGATCACATCAATGTCTCCCTAGACCTTCCTTTGAGAGAGTCCTACGATGTCCAAGTTCGCGATTTGACGGGGAGGATGTTATTCAGCCAATCCTTCACACCTCATTCGAGCTCGATTGCGCTTGCAATTCAAGTAGCAAGCTGGCCTTCGGGGGTGTATCTTCTGAGGATTTCGACTGCATCAGGAATGGATGCCTCAGTACCTTTTCAGATAATGAATTGA
- a CDS encoding helicase HerA-like domain-containing protein, translating to MNPNWQAAVAQSYSFSAPSILMGAAKLNEVVDPKLPIGIPLSTLNRHGLISGATGTGKTKTLQVLAEQCAQANIPVLLMDIKGDLSGIAKAGSPHPKIDERQQSVGLPFSVKGYESELYSLSGQQGLPVRSTMTEFGPVLLSKLLDLTDTQSGVLTVVFKYCDDHQWPLIDLKDLRKALIYVTEEGKEAVQQTYGRISTASVGAILRKLMVIEQQGGSNLFGEPSFEVADLMNRTRSGYGLISVIRLMDMQDKPQVFSTFMISLLAEIYHTFPEVGDPERPKLMLCFDEAHLLFDQASKALLDQLEIMVRLIRSKGVGLVFCTQHPADLPAAILGQLGFKIQHALRAFSAKDRKDIRLTSQNFPPSEYYQPETLLTELGVGTALMTCLDPKGRPTELVEVMLRAPESRMGVISPAEVQSVLRESRLAAKYETLIDRESAFEILTQKLESATQEAHKVQMQEDIERAKRASQRADANEPSMWESVTDNPMVKQMGKEVVREVTRGLMGILGIKKSRRRRY from the coding sequence ATGAATCCAAACTGGCAAGCAGCAGTCGCTCAATCGTATTCTTTCTCAGCTCCCTCTATCCTGATGGGAGCGGCAAAACTCAATGAAGTAGTAGATCCCAAACTCCCGATCGGCATTCCCCTCTCGACCCTCAATCGTCATGGTCTCATATCCGGAGCCACCGGAACCGGCAAGACCAAAACCCTCCAAGTCCTCGCTGAGCAATGTGCTCAGGCCAACATTCCTGTGCTACTCATGGACATCAAGGGAGACCTCAGCGGAATCGCCAAAGCCGGCTCCCCGCACCCCAAGATTGATGAAAGGCAACAATCTGTCGGGCTGCCCTTTTCCGTCAAAGGGTATGAATCAGAGCTGTATTCCCTCTCAGGGCAACAAGGCCTTCCCGTTCGATCGACCATGACAGAATTCGGCCCGGTCCTCCTCTCCAAACTTCTTGACCTGACCGATACCCAATCAGGTGTTTTGACGGTCGTCTTCAAATATTGCGACGATCATCAATGGCCGCTCATAGATCTCAAGGATCTACGAAAAGCCCTAATTTACGTGACCGAGGAAGGCAAAGAGGCCGTTCAACAAACCTATGGCAGAATTTCAACGGCCTCTGTTGGTGCGATTCTCAGGAAATTGATGGTGATTGAACAGCAAGGAGGTTCGAACCTTTTTGGGGAGCCCTCTTTCGAGGTGGCAGACTTGATGAATCGTACCCGATCCGGTTATGGCTTAATCTCTGTGATTCGGCTGATGGACATGCAGGACAAACCTCAGGTGTTTTCCACCTTCATGATTTCGCTGTTGGCAGAGATCTATCATACTTTCCCAGAAGTTGGAGACCCTGAGCGGCCCAAGCTGATGCTATGCTTTGATGAAGCCCATCTCCTGTTTGATCAGGCCTCCAAGGCGCTTTTAGATCAATTGGAAATCATGGTACGGCTCATCCGATCGAAAGGGGTCGGGTTGGTATTTTGCACCCAACATCCTGCAGATCTTCCAGCAGCCATTCTTGGGCAATTGGGATTCAAGATTCAGCATGCACTCCGGGCATTTTCCGCCAAAGATCGCAAGGACATCAGGCTTACCTCCCAGAACTTCCCGCCTTCCGAGTATTATCAACCCGAAACGCTTTTGACAGAATTGGGGGTCGGCACTGCCCTCATGACCTGCCTTGACCCAAAGGGCCGTCCCACGGAATTGGTGGAAGTCATGCTGAGGGCTCCAGAATCCAGAATGGGGGTCATCAGTCCGGCGGAAGTCCAATCTGTCCTCCGAGAATCTCGATTGGCAGCCAAATACGAGACCTTGATCGATCGAGAAAGCGCATTTGAGATCCTCACTCAAAAACTGGAAAGCGCCACCCAAGAAGCCCACAAGGTCCAAATGCAGGAAGATATTGAACGCGCAAAACGAGCTAGCCAAAGAGCCGATGCCAACGAGCCTTCCATGTGGGAATCGGTGACTGACAATCCTATGGTCAAACAAATGGGAAAAGAGGTAGTCCGGGAGGTAACTCGGGGTCTCATGGGGATATTGGGAATCAAGAAATCCCGCAGGAGAAGATATTGA
- a CDS encoding choice-of-anchor V domain-containing protein has product MRIIYLAAAMFVGVIFLVAGTTKIGTAPILRTNAPGEASCGGCHSGNINTGSGSVNFNLPAKYNPGQTYTLNFEVDDNAFASGRHGFTMTALDGSQTMAGSFMALNAGTSSVQTGTVSGAQRQYMGHKNASASTDDWTFEWTAPASNVGPVTFYTVGVHSNGLNNTSGDYVYQQTFTIAPASPPQADFGASKMALCLGETVTFTDSSQGSINAWSWSFGADASPATSMSANPGPVSYATPGTKTITLIAAGADGVDTVTMVITVEEAPTLMLSPDTVYNCSGTPVVLSVPILSGTFEWSCSLPGSDCQILDPNAFSTSATPNWPSQIDQILYFGQLTSQAGCASNLDSIIVLRNPTPEFQLVAEDSFLCPGEGTSLLLEELGSNEAPGPFEFSWVIGGFGDVDSVFIQPTVSDQWTALVTDANGCVDSFEVTVDVFEPQPISVNELGGSMVGVDEGVSFAWFFINATEDTLVEIVGANMSTLNIDGLDTLPGYQADIVAEIVLENGCTVRSEIFGLAQIISSLEKKWLQAIELYPNPSGDLVRLSVSELEQDFEWEVLDLQGKQVLARQSAYQEAEWTVKDWTPGIYLVQIWIEGNSYFQKLQVQPSK; this is encoded by the coding sequence ATGAGAATTATTTACCTAGCAGCCGCGATGTTCGTCGGGGTGATTTTTCTGGTGGCCGGAACTACCAAGATTGGTACGGCCCCGATCTTGAGGACCAATGCCCCCGGAGAAGCAAGTTGTGGCGGTTGTCATAGCGGAAACATCAACACAGGATCTGGTTCTGTCAATTTCAACCTACCAGCCAAGTACAACCCCGGCCAGACTTACACCCTGAATTTTGAAGTGGATGACAATGCTTTTGCATCAGGACGCCACGGATTTACGATGACTGCTTTGGATGGAAGCCAAACCATGGCTGGATCTTTCATGGCATTGAACGCAGGTACCTCTTCTGTTCAAACTGGAACCGTGAGTGGGGCCCAGCGTCAGTACATGGGACACAAGAATGCTTCTGCTTCAACGGATGATTGGACCTTCGAGTGGACAGCTCCAGCTTCGAATGTAGGACCTGTTACCTTCTACACGGTAGGCGTTCATTCCAATGGGTTGAACAATACCTCTGGTGATTATGTGTACCAGCAGACCTTCACCATTGCGCCTGCTTCACCTCCTCAGGCTGATTTCGGTGCCAGCAAGATGGCGCTCTGTCTTGGTGAAACCGTGACCTTTACGGATTCTTCCCAAGGTTCCATCAATGCTTGGTCTTGGAGTTTCGGCGCAGATGCGAGTCCTGCCACCAGCATGAGTGCCAATCCCGGTCCGGTTTCCTATGCTACGCCCGGTACCAAGACCATTACGTTGATTGCTGCCGGAGCTGACGGGGTTGACACCGTAACCATGGTGATTACCGTAGAAGAGGCGCCTACCCTGATGCTGTCTCCGGATACGGTTTACAATTGCAGTGGAACGCCTGTTGTCCTTTCTGTGCCGATCCTATCTGGCACCTTTGAGTGGTCCTGTTCTTTGCCTGGCTCGGACTGCCAGATCTTGGATCCCAATGCGTTCTCCACCTCTGCAACGCCTAATTGGCCATCTCAGATCGATCAGATCCTCTACTTTGGTCAACTGACTTCTCAAGCGGGCTGTGCATCCAACCTCGATTCCATCATCGTCTTGAGAAATCCAACTCCTGAATTCCAGTTGGTCGCGGAGGATTCATTCCTATGCCCTGGAGAAGGTACTTCCCTCCTGCTGGAAGAATTGGGTTCAAATGAAGCTCCCGGTCCATTTGAGTTCTCTTGGGTAATAGGGGGTTTTGGCGACGTAGATTCTGTATTTATCCAGCCTACCGTTTCAGATCAATGGACGGCACTTGTCACAGACGCCAATGGCTGTGTCGACTCTTTTGAGGTGACAGTGGATGTCTTCGAGCCACAACCGATCTCGGTCAATGAATTAGGCGGAAGTATGGTTGGCGTAGATGAGGGCGTTTCATTTGCATGGTTCTTCATCAATGCGACTGAGGATACCTTGGTGGAAATCGTGGGAGCCAATATGAGTACATTGAACATCGATGGCTTAGATACTTTGCCCGGGTATCAGGCGGATATTGTGGCGGAGATTGTCCTCGAAAATGGCTGTACCGTACGCTCTGAGATCTTCGGGTTGGCGCAGATCATCTCCTCCCTAGAAAAGAAATGGCTGCAGGCCATCGAGCTATACCCGAACCCATCCGGAGATTTGGTCAGATTGAGCGTCTCGGAACTTGAGCAAGATTTTGAATGGGAGGTCCTCGATCTGCAAGGAAAGCAGGTGCTCGCTCGTCAATCTGCCTATCAGGAAGCGGAATGGACTGTCAAGGATTGGACACCGGGAATCTATCTCGTCCAAATCTGGATCGAAGGCAATTCCTACTTCCAGAAATTGCAGGTTCAGCCCTCAAAATAA